Proteins encoded by one window of Sorex araneus isolate mSorAra2 chromosome 3, mSorAra2.pri, whole genome shotgun sequence:
- the RPUSD4 gene encoding pseudouridylate synthase RPUSD4, mitochondrial, with product MAAPRCGVPGLWVRGAGQRLGTLYALAAKPLCSAAAASTPLNAQRLAEKFRAQKREQKAKESVPTNPVKRRVQELARFTQQLQRVHPNVLAKALSRGIIHQDKNLLVINKPYGVPVHGGPGVRLCISDVLPILAKILRGHKAEPLHLCHRLDKETTGVMVLAWEKEVAHQIQELFRTRQVTKKYWAITVRSPLPPAGVVDIPIVEKEVQGQQQHHKMTLSPGFRVDGDRLVRRRSGPGAHQAVTQYRVLSSGISSALLELQPVTGVKHQLRVHLSFGLDCPILGDHKYSDWNRLAPQKLPAGTLKKLGLPQTKARHLPLHLHARQLLLPALHARAAPLSLLCKPPPFFTRSLRRLGLETPSQELAEDGTAGPGGSQ from the exons ATGGCGGCGCCCAGGTGTGGCGTGCCGGGGCTCTGGGTCCGGGGCGCCGGGCAGCGTTTGGGGACTCTCTACGCTCTTGCTGCAAAGCCCCTTTGCTCCGCCGCTGCCGCCTCCACGCCCCTTAATGCCCAGCGATTGGCAGAGAAATTCCGAGCTCAGAAACGGGAACAAAAGGCCAAGGAGTCG GTGCCCACAAATCCCGTTAAGCGGAGAGTGCAAGAGCTCGCGCGGTTCACGCAGCAGCTGCAGCGAGTACACCCCAACGTGCTCGCCAAGGCCCTGAGCCGCGGGATTATCCACCAGGACAAGAACCTTTTGGTCATCAACAAGCCCTACGGCGTCCCCGTGCATG GTGGCCCTGGGGTCCGGCTCTGCATCTCTGATGTGCTGCCCATCCTGGCCAAGATCCTTCGTGGCCACAAGGCGGAACCCCTGCATCTGTGCCACCGACTGGACAAAGAGACCACCGGTGTCATGGTGCTGGCATGGGAAAAGGAAGTGGCGCATCAGATTCAAGAGCTGTTCAGAACCCGGCAGGTGACCAAGAAGTACTG GGCCATCACCGTGCGCAGCCCGCTGCCCCCCGCGGGTGTCGTGGACATCCCCATCGTGGAGAAGGAGGTGCAGGGCCAGCAGCAGCACCACAAG ATGACGCTGTCCCCCGGCTTCCGTGTGGACGGCGACAGGCTGGTGCGGCGACGGAGCGGCCCGGGGGCACACCAGGCCGTCACCCAGTACCGGGTGCTGAGCAGCGGCATCTCCTCCGCCCTGCTGGAGCTGCAGCCCGTCACCG GAGTCAAGCACCAGCTCCGTGTCCACCTGTCCTTCGGGCTGGATTGCCCTATCCTTGGCGACCACAAGTACTCGGACTGGAACCGGCTGGCACCCCAG AAGCTGCCAGCCGGCACCCTGAAGAAGCTGGGGCTGCCTCAGACCAAGGCCCGGCACCTGCCCCTGCACCTGCACGCGCGCCAGCTGCTGCTGCCGGCCCTGCACGCCCGCGCCGCCCCGCTCAGCCTGCTCTGCAAGCCCCCGCCCTTCTTCACCCGCTCCCTGCGCCGCCTgggcctggagacccccagccAGGAGCTGGCGGAGGACGGGACGGCGGGCCCGGGGGGCAGCCAGTGA